One Solanum lycopersicum chromosome 4, SLM_r2.1 DNA window includes the following coding sequences:
- the LOC104647151 gene encoding uncharacterized protein: MVMEDHLKLCTQSKRKCFSTKFISIFVSSLFLVIILFQIQYSSPFEFSLSARPQRWGFLSQENNSGVIKTMTEELKTSVTFLPLIDLRFRETATTGHTWFMSSLNDTLEENETEHLYFPSKASKGRLLCFKGRDTRDGTKNSYALAWRGSLPESAILLEGLTFVSDTYYNHENLWHGICAMTPLVRWSMKNECLKPARWVLFHWGELRLKMGSWLQQLMQASFGEVKVEGFDRGDVPYCFEKAIVMRHDLGQITRENKLKVSDHLRCKARSYCGLNPAGKGTETNERGFPIIRLTLLMRRGSRSFKNATAVSDIFAKECARVEGCILHIVQSEDLSFCDQVKVLTNTDIVASPHGAQLTNMLFMDRESSVMEFFPKGWLENAGVGQYAHHWMADQSGMKHQGAWWDPIGKDCPSPQDHLQCFLFHKDGMVGHNETYFAEWARRVIDQVRLSKVGQPSEDQAKQQHDSKACTC, encoded by the exons ATGGTAATGGAAGATCATCTCAAGTTATGCACACAAAGCAAGAGAAAATGCTTCTCCACAAAATTCATCAGTATCTTTGTTTCCTCCTTGTTCCTGGTTATCATCCTTTTCCAAATCCAGTATTCATCCCCTTTTGAGTTCTCTTTATCAGCAAGACCCCAAAGATGGGGTTTtctttctcaagaaaataactCCGGTGTTATCAAGACCATGACTGAAGAACTCAAAACCTCTGTTACTTTCCTCCCCCTTATAGACCTTAGATTTAGAGAAACAGCCACAACTGGCCACACATGGTTTATGAGCTCTTTGAATGACACACTCGAGGAAAATGAGACAGAACACTTGTATTTCCCTTCCAAAGCATCCAAAGGACGCCTTCTTTGCTTTAAAGGAAGGGATACTAGGGATGGAACAAAGAATTCATATGCTTTGGCATGGCGAGGAAGTCTTCCAGAATCCGCTATTCTATTGGAAGGCCTAACATTTGTATCGGACACATACTACAACCACGAAAATCTGTGGCATGGAATATGTGCGATGACTCCTCTTGTAAGATGGTCAATGAAAAATGAGTGCTTGAAGCCCGCAAGATGGGTGCTATTCCATTGGGGAGAACTGAGATTAAAAATGGGATCTTGGCTTCAACAACTTATGCAAGCTAGTTTTGGTGAAGTCAAGGTGGAAGGATTTGATAGAGGAGATGTACCTTACTGTTTTGAAAAAGCCATTGTCATGAGGCATGATCTAGGCCAAATTACGCGGGAGAACAAGCTGAAGGTGTCCGACCATTTGCGCTGCAAAGCAAGGAGCTATTGTGGCCTTAATCCTGCAGGCAAAGGTACAGAGACGAATGAAAGAGGATTTCCAATTATAAGACTTACACTGTTAATGAGAAGAGGTTCTCGCTCTTTCAAGAATGCAACTGCTGTGAGTGATATATTTGCAAAAGAATGTGCCCGAGTTGAAGGCTGCATTCTGCACATAGTTCAGTCGGAAGATTTATCTTTCTGCGACCAG GTGAAAGTGCTGACCAACACTGACATTGTTGCATCTCCACATGGAGCACAATTAACAAATATGCTCTTCATGGACCGCGAGAGCAGTGTAATGGAGTTCTTCCCAAAAGGATGGTTAGAGAATGCTGGTGTAGGACAATATGCTCACCACTGGATGGCAGATCAATCGGGGATGAAACATCAGGGTGCCTGGTGGGATCCAATAGGCAAAGATTGTCCGTCGCCACAAGATCATCTGCAGTGCTTTCTTTTTCATAAAGATGGCATGGTTGGACATAACGAAACCTATTTTGCAGAATGGGCAAGAAGAGTGATTGATCAGGTTAGGCTAAGCAAGGTGGGGCAACCCTCTGAAGATCAAGCAAAGCAACAACATGATTCAAAAGCATGTACCTGCTAG
- the LOC138348223 gene encoding glycine-rich cell wall structural protein-like, whose protein sequence is MTRFFFFLYKQKRAIANAMKKRPPIDTPTAIIVVCFPPPPEGGATSILLLDGGGGKGVDGEGEGTLPPSSGDGANLGDCEFFGGIEGGGPGDEVGDCAAFDGVEVGEGGILELLGGELGVCGGEMGLLEEFGGELGVCGGEMGLLEEFGGELGACGGEIGLFEEFGGELGACGGEIGLLEEFGGELGVCGGARGLFAVFGGEFRVCGGEIGLLEEFGGELGVCGGERGLLEVFGGELGVCGDGGGLGGGALVDPGFELDGGEGNNGGGNVGGVGGFEGDILLPPPGGVKFGGGVIGAATAGGGGFGLFTGIVGGGGE, encoded by the exons ATGACAcgcttctttttcttcttatataaGCAAAAGAGAGCAATAGCAAATGCTATGAAGAAAAGACCCCCGATTGATACACCTACAGCGATAATTGTAGTGTGTTTTCCGCCTCCCCCTGAAGGTGGGGCAACATCAATACTATTACTTGATGGTGGAGGAGGAAAG GgggttgatggagagggtgaaGGAACTTTACCACCATCTAGTGGTGACGGTGCCAACCTTGGCGATTGTGAGTTTTTTGGTGGCATAGAAGGTGGCGGTCCTGGAGATGAAGTTGGAGATTGTGCGGCATTTGATGGTGTAGAAGTTGGTGAGGGCGGAATCTTGGAATTGTTGGGTGGTGAACTCGGAGTTTGTGGAGGTGAAATGGGACTTTTGGAAGAGTTTGGTGGTGAACTTGGAGTTTGTGGAGGTGAAATGGGACTGTTGGAAGAGTTTGGTGGTGAATTGGGAGCTTGTGGAGGTGAAATAGGACTTTTTGAAGAGTTTGGTGGTGAACTGGGAGCTTGTGGAGGTGAAATAGGACTTTTGGAAGAGTTTGGTGGTGAACTCGGAGTTTGTGGGGGTGCAAGAGGACTTTTTGCAGTGTTTGGTGGTGAATTCAGAGTTTGTGGAGGTGAAATAGGACTTTTGGAAGAGTTCGGTGGTGAACTCGGAGTTTGTGGGGGTGAAAGAGGACTTCTTGAAGTGTTTGGTGGTGAACTCGGAGTTTGTGGTGATGGTGGAGGACTAGGAGGAGGAGCATTGGTTGATCCAGGATTTGAACTTGATGGAGGCGAAGGAAATAATGGGGGTGGCAATGTTGGTGGTGTGGGTGGGTTTGAAGGTGACATATTATTACCACCTCCGGGAGGTGTTAAATTTGGAGGTGGGGTTATAGGTGCTGCCACCGCCGGAGGTGGCGGTTTCGGATTATTCACCGGCATAGTAGGTGGAGGCGGAGAGTAA
- the LOC101244950 gene encoding small ribosomal subunit protein eS21-like, with product MQNDEGQNMDLYIPRKCSATNRLITSKDHASVQLNVGHLDESGRYTGQFTTYALCGFIRAQGDADSALDRLWQKKKAEVGQQ from the exons ATGCAGAATGACGAGGGACAGAACATGGACCTCTACATCCCGAGGAAGTG CTCTGCCACTAACAGGCTGATCACTTCCAAGGATCATGCATCTGTCCAGCTCAACGTTGGCCATTTAGATGAGTCTGGCCGATACACTGGCCAGTTCACAACTTATGCTCTCTGTGGATTTATTCGTGCCCAG GGTGACGCCGATAGTGCTCTTGATAGGCTCTGGCAAAAGAAAAAAGCTGAAGTTGGACAACAATGA
- the LOC101244659 gene encoding purine permease 3-like: MDNQSSKWRKFILVLNCITLGIGYCGGPLISRLYFLHGGQRIWLSSWLACIGWPIVLIVLIIAYFYRLKTLGSDTKFFCVTRQEFTSSAAIGILVGLAGYLYAWGPAKLPVSTSTVIYAAQLGFTVVFAFLIVKQKLTSYSVNAVVLLIVGAGTLALRAESDRPEGESTKQYVLGFVMTLLAAASTGLALPLLELIYVKAKKDVTYIMILEIQMILNVFASAFCTVGMIVNKDFQVISREAREFELGKAKYYLVLIWSAIIWQFSTLGIVGVVQYGSSLLCGILIALLLPLTELLGVVLYHETFEVTKGLAIFLSLWGFVSYFYGEMKQNHKKKREEEENPIPQTEMDQTDLFVI; the protein is encoded by the exons ATGGATAATCAAAGCAGCAAATGGAGAAAATTTATACTTGTACTCAATTGTATCACTCTTGGCATAGGCTATTGTGGTGGCCCTTTAATCTCACGTCTCTATTTCCTCCACGGTGGCCAAAGAATTTGGCTTTCGAGTTGGCTAGCATGCATTGGATGGCCAATTGTTCTCATTGTTCTCATCATCGCTTATTTTTACCGTTTAAAAACTctgggctctgataccaaatttttcTGTGTAACTCGTCAGGAGTTCACATCATCAGCCGCGATAGGCATTCTAGTCGGCCTAGCTGGTTATCTTTACGCGTGGGGACCCGCGAAACTCCCCGTTTCTACTTCAACCGTTATTTATGCAGCACAACTTGGATTCACAGTAGTGTTTGCTTTTCTTATAGTAAAGCAAAAACTGACTTCCTATTCAGTGAATGCGGTTGTTTTATTGATAGTTGGAGCGGGAACTTTAGCGCTACGAGCGGAGAGTGATCGACCAGAAGGCGAGTCAACTAAACAATATGTTTTGGGGTTCGTAATGACACTTTTGGCTGCTGCTTCAACAGGGCTTGCTCTGCCTCTACTTGAGTTGATTTACGTAAAGGCTAAAAAAGATGTAACTTACATTATGATTTTGGAGATTCAAATGATACTTAATGTTTTTGCTTCTGCTTTTTGCACTGTTGGAATGATTGTTAACAAGGATTTTCAG GTGATTTCGAGGGAGGCAAGGGAATTTGAGCTAGGAAAAGCTAAATATTATTTGGTGCTAATATGGAGTGCTATTATTTGGCAATTTTCGACATTAGGAATCGTTGGAGTAGTCCAATATGGTTCATCATTGCTGTGTGGAATTTTGATTGCTTTGTTACTTCCACTCACTGAATTATTAGGTGTAGTTTTATATCATGAAACATTTGAAGTTACAAAGGGGCTTGCTATATTCCTTTCTCTTTGGGGATTTGTTTCATATTTCTATGGTGAAATGAAACAAAATCACAAGAAGAAGAGGGAGGAAGAAGAGAATCCAATTCCCCAAACAGAAATGGATCAAACTGATCTCTTTGTGATTTAa
- the LOC101245251 gene encoding uncharacterized protein, giving the protein MLLNSMKMEHQSKSCTRNKTKMLTIKFITLSFFTLFLVVILFHIQYSSPFDFSLSARSQTRRASLYQENYSNVIEMMTAKLKHSVTFLPLQDFRFRETATTGHTWFMSSLNDTREENEAEYLYFPSKASRGRLLCFKGRDMKDGTKNSYALAWRESLPDSAILLEGLTFVSYTYYDHTNLWHGLCAVAPFVRWSMKNECLKPERWVLFHWGELRVRMGSWIQQLMQTNFGEVKVERFDRGDNVPYCFEKAVVMRHEMSQMGQENKLKTFDLLRCKARSYCGINPAGKGREINERGVPITRLTLLMRRGSRSFKNATVVTDIFSKECARVEGCIMHVVQSDDLSFCDQVKVLTNTDIVASPCGAQLTNMLFMDRKSSVMEFYPKGWFEYAGSGQYAYHWMANQSGMKHQGAWWDPIGEECPSPQDQWQCFSYHKDGMIGHNETYFAEWARRVIDEVRLMKQEQASADQANKQQHDSKACVC; this is encoded by the exons ATGCTTCTTAACTCAATGAAAATGGAACATCAATCCAAGTCATGCACTCGAAATAAGACCAAAATGTTAACCATCAAATTCATCACTCTCTCTTTTTTCACCTTGTTTCTAGTTGTCATCCTTTTCCATATCCAGTATTCATCCCCTTTTGATTTCTCCTTATCAGCAAGGTCCCAAACTCGACGAGCTTCTCTTTACCAAGAGAATTACTCTAATGTCATTGAAATGATGACTGCAAAACTCAAACATTCTGTCACTTTCCTCCCACTCCAAGACTTTAGATTCAGAGAAACAGCTACAACAGGACACACTTGGTTTATGAGCTCTTTGAACGATACACGCGAGGAAAATGAAGCAGAATACTTGTATTTCCCTTCTAAGGCATCTAGAGGACGGCTACTTTGCTTCAAGGGACGAGATATGAAGGATGGAACGAAGAATTCATATGCTTTGGCATGGAGAGAAAGTCTTCCAGACTCTGCTATTCTATTGGAAGGACTGACATTTGTATCGTATACATATTATGATCACACAAATTTGTGGCATGGGTTATGTGCAGTGGCTCCTTTTGTAAGATGgtcaatgaaaaatgaatgtctGAAGCCAGAAAGATGGGTGCTATTCCATTGGGGAGAACTGAGAGTAAGAATGGGATCATGGATTCAACAACTTATGCAAACGAATTTCGGTGAAGTTAAGGTGGAAAGATTTGACAGAGGAGATAATGTACCTTATTGTTTTGAGAAAGCTGTTGTTATGAGGCATGAGATGAGTCAAATGGGGCAGGAGAATAAGCTGAAGACATTCGACTTGTTGCGTTGCAAGGCTAGGAGTTACTGTGGCATTAATCCTGCAGGCAAAGGTAGAGAGATTAATGAAAGAGGAGTTCCGATTACAAGACTTACTCTCCTGATGAGAAGAGGTTCGCGGTCATTCAAGAATGCAACTGTTGTGACTGATATATTTTCAAAGGAATGTGCCCGCGTTGAAGGCTGCATTATGCACGTAGTCCAGTCAGACGATCTATCTTTCTGCGACCAG GTGAAAGTGCTGACCAACACAGACATTGTTGCATCTCCATGTGGAGCACAGTTAACGAATATGCTCTTCATGGACCGCAAGAGCAGTGTGATGGAATTCTACCCGAAAGGATGGTTCGAGTATGCTGGCTCAGGCCAATATGCTTACCACTGGATGGCAAATCAATCTGGGATGAAACATCAGGGTGCATGGTGGGATCCAATAGGCGAGGAGTGTCCATCCCCTCAAGATCAGTGGCAGTGTTTTTCATATCATAAAGATGGCATGATTGGACACAACGAGACCTATTTTGCAGAATGGGCTAGAAGAGTCATCGATGAAGTAAGGCTAATGAAGCAGGAGCAAGCCTCTGCAGATCAAGCAAACAAGCAACAACATGATTCAAAAGCATGTGTTTGCTAG
- the LOC101244366 gene encoding purine permease 1, whose translation MKKLIFLIFNIIMLSIGNCGGPLISRLYFIHGGQRIWIPSVLQTVGCPVILIPLAIAYFQRRKIQGPEAKIVFITRQEFIASAGVGIIVGLDGYLNSWGPAKLPVSTSTLINATQLAFTALFAVLIVKQKLTAYSTNSVVLLIAGAATLALRANGDRPAGESAKDYMLGFVMTFVGAVLYGLMLPLIELIYMKSKQAVTYITVLEIQMVLGISATVFCTIGMIINKDFQAIPREASQYTIGESKYYMVLVLCAIIWQFALMGLVGVIFYSSSLLSGIIGAFLLPVTEVLAVILFHEKFQAEKGVAIFLALWGFVSYFYGEYEQGKKEKKMKLKKIESQISQQLDMGQTGAGHVV comes from the exons ATGAAGAAGCTTATCTTCCTAATTTTCAACATAATTATGCTTTCCATCGGCAATTGCGGTGGCCCTTTAATCTCTCGACTCTATTTCATTCATGGCGGCCAACGAATTTGGATACCCAGCGTATTACAAACTGTTGGTTGTCCAGTTATTCTCATCCCTTTAGCCATTGCCTATTTTCAACGCCGTAAAATTCAAGGACCCGAGGCTAAAATCGTCTTTATCACACGGCAAGAGTTCATCGCATCTGCCGGAGTCGGAATCATCGTCGGACTCGACGGTTACTTAAACTCATGGGGACCCGCGAAATTACCCGTTTCAACTTCGACTCTAATCAACGCGACTCAGCTTGCGTTCACTGCGCTTTTTGCTGTGCTTATAGTCAAACAGAAATTGACTGCGTATTCGACGAATTCAGTCGTTTTGCTTATCGCCGGAGCTGCGACTTTAGCCCTCCGGGCGAACGGTGACCGTCCGGCCGGCGAGTCGGCGAAGGATTATATGTTGGGGTTTGTGATGACGTTTGTTGGTGCGGTGTTATATGGATTGATGTTGCCGTTAATTGAGTTGATCTATATGAAGTCGAAGCAAGCTGTTACTTACATTACTGTATTGGAGATTCAGATGGTTCTGGGAATTTCTGCTACTGTTTTTTGCACTATTGGAATGATTATCAACAAGGATTTCCAG GCGATTCCAAGGGAAGCAAGTCAATATACAATTGGAGAatctaaatattatatggtACTCGTATTGTGCGCTATAATTTGGCAATTCGCGCTCATGGGTTTGGTTggagttattttttattcttcgtCTTTACTCTCTGGAATTATAGGCGCTTTTTTACTTCCTGTTACGGAAGTTTTGGCTGTAATTCTGTTTCACGAAAAATTTCAAGCGGAAAAAGGAGTTGCTATTTTTCTAGCTTTATGGGGatttgtttcatatttttatggTGAATATGAACAAggaaagaaggagaagaaaatgaagttgaagaaaattgaGAGTCAAATATCTCAACAATTAGATATGGGCCAAACAGGCGCAGGGCATGTTGTGTAG
- the LOC101245249 gene encoding small ribosomal subunit protein eS21-like, producing MQNDEGQNMDLYIPRKCSATNRLITSKDHASVQLNVGHLDESGRYTGQFTTYALCGFIRAQGDADSALDRLWQKKKAEVGQQ from the exons ATGCAGAACGACGAGGGACAAAACATGGACCTTTACATCCCTAGGAAGTG CTCTGCGACTAACAGGCTGATAACTTCCAAGGATCATGCATCTGTTCAGCTCAATGTTGGCCATTTGGATGAGTCTGGCCGATACACTGGCCAGTTCACCACTTATGCTCTCTGTGGATTTATTCGCGCCCAG GGAGACGCCGATAGTGCTCTTGATAGGCTCTGGCAAAAGAAAAAGGCTGAAGTTGGACAACAATGA